From Erigeron canadensis isolate Cc75 chromosome 8, C_canadensis_v1, whole genome shotgun sequence, one genomic window encodes:
- the LOC122578746 gene encoding uncharacterized protein LOC122578746 → MKNKTITSFFKRKNQEEQVEGIDDEEQQESKRQKASTSEPVSSLERDPAKRLEMWKYPVKLPCSLLWLPHCLLMLHFMAVVRCDVGTASLYNPPYTPSACYGNDASQFPTSNLFAAAGEGIWDNGAACGRQYLVRCISATIPQICIPGQTVQVRIIDRAQTSVSRPTREGTTMVLSDTAFGIIANQIASINIEFQQV, encoded by the exons atgaagaacaaaacaataacttcattttttaaaagaaagaatCAAGAAGAACAAGTAGAAggaattgatgatgaagaacaACAAGAAAGTAAACGTCAAAAAGCTTCAACAAGCGAACCGGTTAGTAGCCTAGAAAGAGATCCCGCTAAACGACTTGAAATGTGGAAATATCCGGTTAAG CTTCCGTGCTCCCTTCTATGGCTTCCTCATTGTCTGCTAATGCTGCATTTCATGGCTGTTGTTCGTTGTGACGTCGGCACAGCTAGCTTGTATAACCCACCTTACACAC CTTCGGCATGTTATGGAAATGATGCTTCTCAATTTCCAACTAGTAATTTGTTTGCGGCGGCTGGAGAGGGAATATGGGACAACGGGGCTGCTTGTGGGAGGCAGTACTTGGTGAGATGTATAAGTGCAACCATACCGCAAATATGCATTCCTGGGCAAACGGTTCAAGTTAGAATAATCGATCGGGCTCAAACCTCTGTTTCAAGGCCTACAAGGGAGGGTACGACTATGGTCCTTTCAGATACTGCTTTTGGTATCATAGCAAATCAAATTGCATCAATTAACATTGAGTTTCAACA GGTGTGA